CCAGGATCAGGGCCAGCTTGAGGGGCGGCATGGAGCCGGCCACGCCGGCCAGGCCGATGGCCGTGGCCAGCATCATGGCCAGCGGCCCTGCCCCGGCCAGGAGCGCATTGATCTCCAGCGCCCGGTCGACGCGGCCGTAGCGCCAGATCAGCACGGCCGCCAGCACCTCCAGGCTACCGGAGAGGAGCCGGGTCAGGGCCATGCCGGCTACATAGGGGTTGGGCGGTACCACAGGCCT
This is a stretch of genomic DNA from Thermaerobacter sp. PB12/4term. It encodes these proteins:
- a CDS encoding YqhV family protein; translation: MVPPNPYVAGMALTRLLSGSLEVLAAVLIWRYGRVDRALEINALLAGAGPLAMMLATAIGLAGVAGSMPPLKLALILGGVALILIGTRVG